DNA sequence from the Sulfurimonas sp. HSL3-7 genome:
AAAACAATAATGCCTTGAAAGATCACCTATGAGCAGAAAAAAACCTATTAAAAACAATACAGACGAAGCTGCTTTTAGTGAGAAGGACTTTCTTGTCACTACCCGTGAGGAGATGGAGCGCCGCGGCTGGAAACAGTGCGACGTCGTCCTGATCTCGGGTGATGCCTACATCGACTCGCCGTTCATCGGTACAGCGGTTGTCGGCCGCATGCTTGAACAGATGGGCTACAAGGTCGGCATCATCGGCCAGCCTGACATTGAAAACGGTGAAGATATCGGCCGCCTGGGCGAACCGCGCCTCTTCTGGGGTGTCAGCGGCGGGAGCATCGATTCAATGGTCTCCAACTATACCGCCACGAAGAAGTTTAGAAACAGTGACGATTATACTCCCGGCGGCAAAAACAACAAGCGACCCGACCGCGCGGTGCTGGTCTATAGCAATCTGATACGCCGTTATTTCAAGAACACCGTACCGATCGTTCTCGGCGGCATCGAAGCGAGCCTGCGCCGCGTTACGCACTACGACTACTGGACCAACAAGCTCCGCAAGCCGATCCTTTTTGACTCCAAGGCCGACATTCTTATCTACGGCATGGGCGAGACTGCGCTCCGTGAACTGGTACATGCACTGGACGAGGGGAAAGAGTACCGCGACATCAGGGGGCTTTGCTACATCGCCAAAGAGCCGGTTGAGGCGTACCACCAGCTGCCGTCACATGACGAGTGCCTTAAGGAGAAAGAGAAGTTCATTGACCTCTTCGATCTTTTCTACGACAACAACGATCCCATTTCGGCCAAGGGGCTATGCCAGAAGGTCGATACGCGCTACAGCATCCAGAACCCGCCGTGTGACTACCTGGATGAGAGTGAGATGGATGCCGTCTCGGCCCTGCCATTCACCCGCGAACTCCACCCCTACCACCGACCGCAGGGGAAGGTAAAGTGTCTTGAGACCATCAAGTTCTCCATCATGACCCATCAGGGGTGCTGGGGCGAGTGTAACTTCTGTGCCATCGGCGTTCATCAGGGCCGTACCATCCGCACCCGTTCCGAAGAATCCATCGTCGCCGAGGCCAAGGAGTTCACCACCTACAAAGATTTCAAGGGGATCATCTCCGATGTCGGCGGTCCGACGGCCAATATGTACGGCTACGAATGTAAGAAGAAGCTCAAACTCGGCACCTGCGACCATCAGCGTTGTGTCGACTCCCGCCATCTCTGTTCATCGATGCGCGTTGACCACAGCCGCGTCATCAACATGATGAAGCAGGTGAGAGAAGTGCCGGGAGTCAAAAAGGCTTTCGTCGCTTCCGGGATCCGTTACGACCTGATCAACGAGGACCCGAAACACGGCTACTCCTATCTCAAAGAGCTGGTGCGCCACCACATCTCCGGTCAGATGAAAGTAGCGCCTGAGCATACGCAGCAGCACGTGCTGGACCTTATGGGCAAACCGGGCAAGCAGACGCTGATCGACTTTAAAAAGCTTTATGACAAGCTCAACCGGGAAGAGGGAAAAAAGCAGTTTCTGACCTACTACCTCATCGCGGCGCATCCCGGCTGCGAAGAGAAAGACATGCACGAGCTGAAACGTTTTACGCAGGAGGAGCTCAAGATGAACCCCGAACAGGCACAGGTCTTTACGCCGACACCTGGAACCTACTCAGCAGTGATGTACTATACCGAAATGGACCCGGTAACACGCAAGAAGATCTTTGTCGAGAAAGACACACGCCGTAAAGAGAAGCAAAAAGAGATCGTGGTCAAAAAGCAGGTTTTTAAAAGAGGATTTGCGAGTTAACTTACTACACTCCTGATCAAATCCATAGCGTATGTTCGATACCAATAGAAACATAATACCACCTGGAATATGTATTTCTATTAATACAGCCTCTGTGAAAGGTCTGTACGCTAAAATCCCGTATGAACATTTTAGTATTTGACACGCCCATGTTGGTTTCTGCTCTCATCATGACAATCACGTTTATAGGCATCTTTACCGAGGGGCTGCACGGCTTCCATCGTACGAAATTTGCACTTCTTGGCGCCATGGCGATGGTGATCGCGGGACAGATGCTGGACTTCTATTCTCCCGAAGACGCTATAGAGGCGATTGATTGGAATGTCGTGCTATTGTTGGGTACGATGATGACTATTGTGGCCATCATGATCCCCACCGGCGGTTTTCATATTATTGCCTACAATGTCGCCCACTATAGTCGCGGAAGACTCTTTTTACTGATGGTTCTAATCGGCTTGGCGGTATCTCTTTTCTCTCTTATGCTTGACAATGTGACGACTGTTGTAATCTTTGGCCCCCTGATCGTACTGATCACCCAGGCATTAAAGGTCAATCCTGTTCCCTACCTCATCGCCGCTGCGATGCTTTCAAATGTCGGCGGTGTTGCCACCTTGGTGGGCGACCCGCCAAACCTGATGATCGGTTCTGCAGCACATATTGATTTCAGTACTTTTCTGATGCATATGGGAGGCGTCGTCATGGTCGCATGGATAACGATCATGCTGGCGCTTCGGTTTATTTTCCGCAGAGAATTGAGCGAAATACCGTTGATACCTGATTTCTCAAAATCCCTTGTGCTCGAAGACAGCAGGACATGGCAAGCTGCGATCTTGGCTCTGAGCATCATTGTCGTTTTGTTTATGGTGCACCACCTGCTTGGATGGGAGCCGTGGATGGTTGCCGCTTCCGGTTTTGTGTTTCTGCTCTTTATCGCACCAACGATCGATCTGGACAGCACCTTTGCAAAAGTGGAGATCACGCTTTTGACTTTTTTTATTGCGCTCTTTATCCTGATCGGCGGCGCAGAACAGAGCCATTTTTTACAGTTTATCGGTACTTTTCTTCTCCCTTTCGTTAAGCATGATCTGCTGCTCTCAACGATCCTGCTTATGTGGATTGCCGCGCTTCTTTCCTCTCTGATCGACAACATCCCTTTTACCGTGGGGATGATCCCTGTGCTTCTGGGGCTGGAAGCGCACGGCATCAACATAACGCCTCTTTGGTGGGCATTGGCTATCGGTGTCGGCATGGGCGGTAACGGCACGCATCTGGGCTCTACGGCCAATGTGTACGTTGTGACGCTCTCAGAACGCATCGCAAAAGAGTACAGTGATCCTTCTCTGGCGATCAAACCCGGAATGTGGTTTAGAAAAGGGACGCCCGCAATGCTGCTTTCGCTGCTGGTCTCTTCCGTATTGATGGTGATCTTTTTTGATTATTTTTCGACACCGATCCCCTAATCGGTAGTAGAAAATAGTCTATTCTCAAAGGAAAACTGTGTTTAAAAGAACAGGTTCTATTCTCATTGTTTTTCTGATCTTCGCACTGCCCCTGGATGCCAAAAGCCTGCTTTATCAAGTCAGTTCTCCAAGCAGTACCGTCTATATACTGGGCTCCATACATCTGGCAAAACCGGAGCTCTACCCCCTGAGGAGTGTGATCGAAGAGTCTTATAACAAGAGCGATGTGCTGGTTGTTGAAGTCGATGCCGAAAGCAGTGAATCGATGATCGCCATGCAAAATGCTATGAAGACCTTGGGAACCTATCCTAAGGGCAGAACGCTGCGGAGTGAATTATCGGAAACAACGTACAGGGCATTAAGGAGCTTTACCCGCAAGAGAGGCATACCCTTGGAGACCCTGGAGCCGATGCGCCCCTGGGTGGTGATGATGCAGCTCAGTATGACGGAGATGCTGCGTTTGGGCTACGCTCCCGAACTGGGCATAGACAAACATTTTCTTGACCGCGCCAAAGTGGAGAGAAAAGCGATTGTGGCGCTCGAGACCATTGAGGAGCAGATGACACTGCTCAGCAGAGAGGACAGGGCCTACCAGGAGAAGCTGCTGCGCTACACATTGGCATCGATGGATGAGATGGAAACGATGCTGAACAGATTGTTCACAAGCTGGAAAAACGGTGATGCTGAGGCGATGGAGAAGATGTTTCTTCTCCCCATGCAGAACGATGCGGATTTGAAAGATATCTATGATGACCTTGTGACCAGACGCAACTACAAGATGGCAGAGAAGATTATGGCTTA
Encoded proteins:
- a CDS encoding YgiQ family radical SAM protein; the protein is MSRKKPIKNNTDEAAFSEKDFLVTTREEMERRGWKQCDVVLISGDAYIDSPFIGTAVVGRMLEQMGYKVGIIGQPDIENGEDIGRLGEPRLFWGVSGGSIDSMVSNYTATKKFRNSDDYTPGGKNNKRPDRAVLVYSNLIRRYFKNTVPIVLGGIEASLRRVTHYDYWTNKLRKPILFDSKADILIYGMGETALRELVHALDEGKEYRDIRGLCYIAKEPVEAYHQLPSHDECLKEKEKFIDLFDLFYDNNDPISAKGLCQKVDTRYSIQNPPCDYLDESEMDAVSALPFTRELHPYHRPQGKVKCLETIKFSIMTHQGCWGECNFCAIGVHQGRTIRTRSEESIVAEAKEFTTYKDFKGIISDVGGPTANMYGYECKKKLKLGTCDHQRCVDSRHLCSSMRVDHSRVINMMKQVREVPGVKKAFVASGIRYDLINEDPKHGYSYLKELVRHHISGQMKVAPEHTQQHVLDLMGKPGKQTLIDFKKLYDKLNREEGKKQFLTYYLIAAHPGCEEKDMHELKRFTQEELKMNPEQAQVFTPTPGTYSAVMYYTEMDPVTRKKIFVEKDTRRKEKQKEIVVKKQVFKRGFAS
- a CDS encoding SLC13 family permease, with the protein product MNILVFDTPMLVSALIMTITFIGIFTEGLHGFHRTKFALLGAMAMVIAGQMLDFYSPEDAIEAIDWNVVLLLGTMMTIVAIMIPTGGFHIIAYNVAHYSRGRLFLLMVLIGLAVSLFSLMLDNVTTVVIFGPLIVLITQALKVNPVPYLIAAAMLSNVGGVATLVGDPPNLMIGSAAHIDFSTFLMHMGGVVMVAWITIMLALRFIFRRELSEIPLIPDFSKSLVLEDSRTWQAAILALSIIVVLFMVHHLLGWEPWMVAASGFVFLLFIAPTIDLDSTFAKVEITLLTFFIALFILIGGAEQSHFLQFIGTFLLPFVKHDLLLSTILLMWIAALLSSLIDNIPFTVGMIPVLLGLEAHGINITPLWWALAIGVGMGGNGTHLGSTANVYVVTLSERIAKEYSDPSLAIKPGMWFRKGTPAMLLSLLVSSVLMVIFFDYFSTPIP
- a CDS encoding TraB/GumN family protein, whose translation is MFKRTGSILIVFLIFALPLDAKSLLYQVSSPSSTVYILGSIHLAKPELYPLRSVIEESYNKSDVLVVEVDAESSESMIAMQNAMKTLGTYPKGRTLRSELSETTYRALRSFTRKRGIPLETLEPMRPWVVMMQLSMTEMLRLGYAPELGIDKHFLDRAKVERKAIVALETIEEQMTLLSREDRAYQEKLLRYTLASMDEMETMLNRLFTSWKNGDAEAMEKMFLLPMQNDADLKDIYDDLVTRRNYKMAEKIMAYLGSDRDYFVVVGAGHVVGKKGIVDLLATQGYDVLQK